GTCGGGGGTCCAGCCGATCACCTGGTCCGGTCCCGGCCGCCAGGTCAGCCTCCTCGGCTCGCCCCCTTCTGCGGGGATCACGTACACGTCGGGGTTGCCGTCGTACTCCCCGGTGAACGCGATCCGTGACCCGTCGGGGGAGAACTTGGCGTAGTACTCCGTCCCCGGGTGCGTCGTCAGCCGCCGTGCCAGGCCGCCCGTCGCCGGGGCGATCCACAGGTCGGCCTCCGCCGAGAACACCACACGGTCGCCGTGAACGTCGGGATAGCGGAAGTAAGCCGGGCTCGCGACCGCGTCGGCCGCGCCGGCCCCCGCCGCCAGCAGCCCGGTTCCGAGGATCAGGCACACGACCAGCCAACCGGATCTCCTCATGACTCCTCCCCAGGACAATTCGAGACGTGCAATGGGCATCTCGCGCGGTGGGCGACACCCCCCGCCTGCGCCGCACGGCGTGCGGTCTAATGGTACGCGCGAGGGGTGGCTCTGGTTTCAGCCGTCCGGCGTAGGAGGATGCTCGGGCCGGCGGTCACGTCCTGAGCCGCAGGTTCTCGTCGTACGCTTCGAGCGGCGGAAACGGGATCGGCTCCGCCGTCGCGAGCGTCCGGAGCCGCCCATCCCACTCGGCCATCTGCGCGTCCCGCGACGCGTCGTCGCCATGGGTGGGGGCGTAGGCGACGAAGGGAGGAAGGACGCTGAAGCCGACGAAGTAGAGGATCCCGTGCTGGACCGGGAACAGGATCCGCTCCATGTCGCCGTTGATCCCGTCCGCCTCGAAGAGGCTCGCGGCACCACCGGTGGACAGGGCCAGCATCCCCCGTTTGCCGGCGAACGCGCCGTGGTCGTACCAGCGCCCGCCGCCGTACGCGAACCCCATGGCGAGGACCCGATCCGTCCACCCTTTGAGGATTGCCGGGAGGCCGAACCACCAGAGCGGGAACACGAAGATCAGAGCGTCGCACCAGCGGAGCTTCTCCATCTCGGCGGCGATGTCCGGAGCGAAGCCCGAGGCCTCGACGGCGGCCTGCTCCTCGACCTGCTGCTGGAAGTAGGCGCCGTCCTTCACCGAGGTGAAGTTCCTGCGGTCGGAGACGGGGTCGAACCGCATCGCGTACAGATCGGAGACCCTGACCTCGTGGCCTTCAGCCCGCAGGACGCGCACGGCGCGGTCCGTCATCGCTCCGCAGAAGCTCCGTGGCTCGGGGTGGGCGAGCACCATGAAGACCTTCACGAGGCTCCTCTCCCGCGGCTCCTCGCGGCCGCGTACGGTGCATTGTAGCTTGGAGATCGGCCACGTTGCCTTCTCCCGAGCGTCCCTCTAGACTCTTCGGTCGCGCGCGAGGGAGGGGACCTGTGCCATGAGAAGCGGAGTGCTCTGGACGATCGCGGTAGCGCTCACGCTGGCCTCCGCGGCATGGCAGCGGAGGACCGGACCCACGTACCCGGTGGACGGCGACGTCGCGCTCGGGGGACGCCGGGTCGCGGTCCGTCTCGAACGCTCCCACGGCGGCGAGGGAGACCAGCCCGTGCGGATCCGCGCCGAGGACCGCGCGATCTCCGCCGACCTGGCGTGGCGGAGATTCCCGACGAGGGAGCCCTGGTCGGCCGCCCCGATGGTTCGTGAGGGGGAATGGCTCGTGGCCACCCTGCCGCACCAGCCGCCGTCGGGGAAGCTCGAATACCAGGTACGATTGGCCCGCGGCGCCGATCGGGAGGTCTTCCCTCCCCGACCCGCGGTCACCCGCTTCAAGGGACACGTTCCCGTCGCGATCCTGGCACCGCACATCGCGCTCATGTTCGTGGGGATGCTCCTGTCGACCCGCGCCGGGCTCGAGGCGATCCTGCGGGGGGGCCGCCCGCGACCGCTGGCCCGGGGGGCTCTCGCCTGCCTGGCGGTCGGTGGCCTGCTCCTCGGGCCCCTCGTCCAGAAGGCGGCGTTCGGTGCGCTGTGGACCGGCGTCCCCTTCGGCTACGACCTGACGTACAACAAGACGCTCATCACAGGTCTCGCGTGGGCTTGGGCGGCCTGGCGCGCGCGAGGCGATCGGAGCGCTCGCTGGTCCATCCTGGCGGCCGCGGCGATCACTCTGGCGGTCTTCGCGATCCCCCACAGCACCTGGGGCTCACAGCTGAAGTGGGACGAGTCGGGCCAGCATGTCGTCGATCAGGTCCGACGGGAAGACCCCGCCGCTTTCCAGCGACGCGCGGCCCGCAGCGAGCGCCTCGGCGACCTCGCGCGGATGTCGCGGTACCTGGGAGGCCGACAGGGCATCCGTTCGCGCCGCCGAGGCGGACTTGATCAGGTCGTCGAGACCTTCCGCCGAGCGTCCGACGAGCATGGCCTGGGCGACCCCGGCGAGCAGCAGGTAAGGGTGGGCCGAGCCGTCGGGGAGCCGGAACTCCACGGTCCCGGCGGAGACGCTCCGCCCGTCGGCGGTCCTGGGAACGATCGGAAGCCGGATCAGGGCGCTGCGATCGTAGTCGCCCCAGGTGATCGCCCGGGGCGTCTCCTTGCCCTGACTCAGCCGCACGAAGGACCCGTCCACCCGGTTGCCGAACGCCATGAGCGATGCTCCGAGCCTCACCAGCCCGGCGATGAGCCACTTGGCTTCCGGCGCGAGCCCCCCGCCGTCGCCCCGTATCTCGACGTGACGTCCGTCCACCACGGGAGAGAGATGGAAGTGGAGGCCGTTTCCGGCGTGCCCCTCGCGCACGATCGGCGCGAAGCTGCACATCATCCCGGCGCGGTGGGCGAGGTTGCGCAGCACCCACTGGGTCAGCACGACCCACCGGGCCGCCTCCGGTAGAGGCGAGAGCGACAGCTCGATCTCGTGCTGCTCCCACAGGACCGGATCGGGATCCCGGGCCTCGATGTAGCCCACCTCGCTGTGGCCGTACTTGATCGGCACGCCGATCTCGGCCAGCACCGCCATCGCCTTGCGCCTAAGCCCCTCGCCGAACACGAACGGCGAGCTGGCGTGGTAGCCGCGGTCGTCCGCGCCATACATGTCGCTCTCCGTACGGCGCTTCCCGAGAAAATACTCGACCTCCCCCAGGGCGTGGAGCTCGACTCCCGCTTCCCGCGAGAGCCGCTCGTGCGCGCGTCGCAGGACGGTGGCCGGGGACTGAGGCAGCGGCTGTCCGTCCCGGCCGCGGTGGCCGCAGAGGAGCACGAGCGTCGGCAGGTCCGAGAACGGGTCGAGGAACGCGGTGTCGAGCCGCGGCCTCAGCACCACGTCCGACGCGCCGGGACGGATCCCGATCCCCTTGAACAGGCTGGAGCCGTCGGCCCGCTCGCCCCCAGAAAGGACGTCCTTGAGGTGGGTGAGCCCCCTCGGGACGAAATCGAGCGTCTTGAGCCAGCCGTCGCCGCCGACGTGCATCAGGCTGATCAGACGGATCCCCCGGTCGAAGACCAGGTCCACCAGGTCCCCCTCGGTCCAAGAGGACGGGGCCTTCCCGATGATCCGCTCCACCACGCCGGCCGGCAGCGTCTGCGTGCGGCGGTCGTGCGCCGGCTCCGGCGCCGGGGGGGCGCCGAACGGAAGAGCGTCTCCACGCCGGATCGTCACCATCCCCTCCCCCTTGAAGCGACGCGGGGACGGGCCGCTCACCCGCCGGACAAGCGCCCGTCCCCCCCCGTACGCGGTGCGACCGGTCCTACTCCAGCACGAAGATGTTCTTTTTCGCGCAGATCGTCTTCAGGTCCCTGGGCCAGACGGTGACGCTCACCTCGCCGAGGTGGGCCTTCCGGAGGAGGAGCATCGTGGTGCGGGACTGCCCGATCCCGCCGCCGATGCTCAGGGGAATCTGGTCGTTCAGGATCGCCTGGTGGTACGGGAGCTTGAGGAAATCAAGCTGGCCGGAGAGCTCGAGCTGCTGCTTCAGGGTTTCCTTGGTGACGCGGATGCCCATCGAGGTCAGCTCGTGGCGCCGCTTGGTCACGGGATTCCACACCAGGATGTCGCCGTTCAGCCCGTGCATCGGCTTGCCGCTCTCGGACACCGTCGGGGTGACCCAGTCGTCGTAGTCGGCGGCGCGCATCTCGTGGGGGTAGCCGTCCTTCAGGACCCAGCCGATGCCGATGATGAAGATCGCGGGGTAGTGCTCGGAGATGACCCGGGTCTCCCGCTGCTTGCGCGGCAGATCCGGGTACATGTCGAGGATCTCCTCGGCGTGGAGGAACTTCAGTTCCGCGGGGAGGCTCGGGAAGCGCGGGTCCTTGAGCTTCGGGAACATGTCCTGGACCATGCGCTCGGCGCCGACGATGACCTTCCAGATCTTGCGGACCGTGTCCTTGAGGTACTCCAGGTTCCGGTCGGCGGGGTTGACGACCTTTTCCCAGTCCCACTGGTCCACGTACGAGGAGTGGTCGTGGTCGAGGAAGTAGTCCTTCCGAACCGCGCGCATGTCGGTGTTGATCCCCTCGCCGACCTTGCAGCCGAACTGCCTGAGAGCGAGCCTCTTCCATTTCGTCGCCGCCTGGACGACCTGGCACTCCATCCGTCTTTCGAGCCCGAGACCGCACGGGAACTCGATGGGCGTTCGCGAGCCGTCGCGATCGAGGTAGTCGTTGACGCCGCTCTCCTTCGTCACGATGAGCGGAACCTCAACGTGGAACAGGTTCAGCTCCTTGCAGAGGTTGTCGTCGATGTACCGCTTGACCGCGTGGAGAGCGATCTGGGTCTCTTTCCGGTCGAGGAGGGGCTTGTAGCCGTCCGGCAGGATCTTCTCGACCTCGGGATAGGTGCTGATGCCCGGTCCGGCCAGGTCTGCCTTCTTGTCTGCCATGCTCTTCACTCCCATTCCGCGGTGGAGTCCGGGGCAGGCTCGCCCCGCACTCTATTGAAAGTTCGCGCCCGTCGGGTCGTGATCGGGCAATATAGCAGAGAGGAAGACGTGGCGGGAGGCCGCGCGGCGCCGGTAAGCGCGCCGAAATCCGTGCGGAGACGCCCCTTCCCCGGGGCGAGGTCCAAGCTCATTTTCGGGCTGGGACCGCACGGTACGTGACGCCGAGCTCGTCGAACAGGAACGCGTACACGTCCACCACCTCCGCGATCGTCGCATCGAGAGAGCTCCCGATCCCGTGACCGGTGTTGGCGCTCGTCCGGAGGAGCACCCTGGACGTCCCGCCGGCGACCGCCTGGAGCCGCGCGGTCATCTTGCGCGAATGGAACGGATCGACCCGCGGGTCGTTCGCTCCGGTCAGGAAGAGGACGTCCGGGTAGCGGATCCCCTCCGCGACGTGGTGGTACGGGGAGTAGGCGTACAGGGCCTTGAATTGCGCGGGGTCCTTGACCGTACCGTACTCCGTCACGTTGAACGCCCCGTTGGGAGTGGTCTCGACCCGCAGCATGTCGTAGATCCCGACGTGAGAGACCACCGCCTTGAACAGCTCCGGGTGCTGGGTCAGGACGGCGCCCATCAGCAGGCCGCCGTTGCTCCCTCCCTCGATGGCGAGCTTCGACGGGCTGGTCACGTCGGAATCCACGAGGCGATTCGCGGCGGCGGCGAAGTCGTCGAACACGTTCTGCTTTCGGGTGAGGTAGCCGGCGCGGTGCCAGTCCTCGCCGAACTCCCCTCCCCCGCGCAGGATCGCGATGACCCAGACGCCGCCCTGCTCGACCCAGGCCCTCCGCGAGTCCGAGAACGAGGGAGTCATGCTGATGCCGAATCCACCGTATCCCGTGAGCAGCGTCGGGTTCGATCGATTGCGCGCGGTCCCCTTGCGCTGGACCAGGACGATCGGGATCCGCGTTCCGTCCTTGGAGACGGCGGCGTCGCTCACGACCTCGCAGTCGGAGTAGTCCGCCGGCGATGCGCGCCGCAACGCGGTCTTCACCGGCTTCCCGTCCGCGGGATCGTACCGGTACCAGGCATGGGGCTCGAGGTAGCTTTCGGACGAGAACAGCACGCGGTCGCCGTCGAGCCGGATCACTCGGCCGACGGACGTGACCGGTGGAACCGGCACCGGCGCCCGTTCCTTCCCGTCGAGGCCGAGGACGCGCAGTCCCATCGATCCCCCCTCGATCTCGGCCACGTAGAGAAGCGTCGCCGTCGGCTCGAAGTCGCGGATCACGCCGGGCCCCTCGGGGACCGCCCTCGCCGCGCCCGCGAGGCTCGTCGCCCCCGGCGCGAGGCGGAGGACCTTGCCCCTCGGCGCCTCGCTCCTCGACAGGAGGTAAAGCGATCCGTCGGGACCGAACTCCGCGGCCGCGATCCGGTCGGAAAAATCGGCGACCTTCGTCCACACCCCTGAAGGTGTGAGGAGGTAGTGCGCGTAGTCGCCTCCATCCCCGTTCTCGACGGTGGCCAGCACGTAGAGGCCGTCGTCGGAGGTCCGGAGCACGGTCTCGGCGATCCTCGGGAAGTCCTTCCCCAGGCTGAAGGCGTCGAACTGGCCCGGCGTGCCCAGCCGGTGGAACCAAACCTGCTGGTAGAAGTCGAGGTCCTCCCGCGGCCGCTCTTTCCCGCGCGGGTAGCGGGTGTAGTAGAAGCCGGTGCCGTCCGAGTTCCAGGCCAGACTCCCACCGGCGGTACCGCCGTTCACCCTCGGGACCACGTCCGGCATCGGCTTGCCTGTGGCGACCTCGTAAACGTGGACGTCTCCGCTCTCGCTCCCTCCCCGCGAGAGCGATACCGCGACGCGCCTGCCGTCGACGGACGGGACGAAGAAGTCGATCGCGGTCGCTCCCTTCGGATCGGTGACGTTGGGATCGACGATGACGCGGGCGGAACCCGGGTTGTCCGGCGAGCCGAGCACCACCAGGAACGGCTGCTGCTTCGGCGGCTCGGTCTTCATCGCGAACAGGGTGTTGCCCCGGCGAACGAGCGAGTCGAAGTCGACCGACGGGGATTTCAAGAGATCCGAGACTCTCTTTCGCAGCGCGGCCACGCCCGGGAGGGCGTCGAGCACCGACCGCGCGTACCGGCTCTCCTCGTCGCTGAACCGCCGGACGGCGAGGTCGGCCCAGTTCTCGAGCCAGCGGTAATCGTCCTCGACCTTGACGCCGTGGTACTCGTTCACCACCGGCCGCTTCGCGGCGGGAGGCGGCAACGGAGGCGCCGGAGGCTTCCTGACCTCGACCGTGGCCGGCCCCGCGCCGAGCAGAATCAGCAGCATCGAGACCGACGTCCACATCAAGGGTGCCCGGGTGAATTTCGCCACTCTCCCCTCTCACGGCGACCGGCTCGAGCGGGCCCGGACCGTGGACCCGGGTCGGCCGCCGCGGTAGATTGTAGCCGGTGGCGGAGCGACCGGAACTTCCGCGCCGGGCGGTCCTGCGCTCGGCACTCGGGGTGGTGTTTCATGCCGGTCTCGGAAAAGGTGCGGCGCGCGCTGTTCGTCGTCGTCGTCGCCGCGCTCCTGGCGGCGAACGGCGCGGGGTTGTCCTACTACCTCTCGCCGATGGCGGAGCGGATGCGCCATCCCCTCCGCCCTCTGTTCAAGCCGTCGGGCCTCGTCGGCCAGTCGTTCGGAATCCTGGCGCTCTTCCTGTTCCTGTTCCTGTGGCTCTACCCGCTTCGCAAGCAATTCCCGTCGCTCGCGTTCACCGGCAGCGTCTCGCGTTGGCTCGATTTCCACATCCCGGCCGGGATCCTGATCCCCTTCGTCGCCGCGACCCACGCGTCGTGGCATTTCACGGGGCTCATCGGCCTCGGTTACGCGGCGCTGATGGTGGTCTTCTTCTCCGGGATCGTCGGAAGGTACCTCTACACCCGCATCCCGCGCAGTCGCAGCGGGATCGAGCTGGGGCGCGAGGAGGCCGCCGCCGAGCGCAGGGCGCTCCTCGGGACTCTCAGCGAGGCGACGGGCCTCGCACCGGGTGAAATCGAAGAGGCGCTTTCCCCGCGGTCGCGGAAGGGGGCCCCCAAGGGGACGTTGGACGCGGTCACCCGGATGATCGCCGACGACCTCAGTCGCCGCCGGGCCGTTCGCGCGTTGGTGCGGCGGCTGCGCGCCGAGGGACACGGCGAATCGGCCGGGCCGTTGCGGCTCCGGACGATCTCCCGCCTCGCCCGCCGGGAGATGGCGCTGGACCAGCAGGCCCGCATGCTCGACGCGATCCAGAGCGTCTTTCGACTCTGGCACGCCGCGCATCGCCCGGTCGCGTTCACCGCTCTCGTCGCGGTCATCATCCACGTCACGGTCGCCATCCTCGTGGGGCAGACGTGGTTCCTGTGAGCCCTCCTTCGTCCTCGCCGAGGGGCGTCGGGGGACGCCGCGAAAGTTAGGGGTTCCCGGCGAGGAACGATCGAAGGTCGTGTACGATGTCGCCGAGATGGAGTCGTTCGCCGGCCAGGGGAGTTCGTTTGCCTGACGTCCACCGCCTTTCCCGGCGAAGCTGTATCGCGCTCGCTTTGCTCGGCGCCCTCGAGGCGGCGGCCCAGGTGTCCCCCGGCCCGCTCTCTCGCGCCCACCACGACCTCGAGGGGAATCTCAACTGCATGAAGTGCCACCGTCCCGGCGGCGAGCGGGGCGTCGACGATCAATGCCTCGCCTGTCACCGCGAGATCCGCTGGCTCATCGGGGAGAGGCGGGGCTACCATGGCAAGGAGGCCCCGAAGGACTGCGCGAAGTGTCACCCGGAGCATGCCGGTCTCGAGTTCGATCTCGTCCGATTGCCGGGCGGGAGGCCGGAGGCGTACGACCACCGGCTGACGGGGTGGCCGCTCACGGGGAAACACGCGGGAAAGCCGTGCGCGGCCTGTCACGGGCGTCCCGAGTTCCGCGTCT
This portion of the Terriglobia bacterium genome encodes:
- a CDS encoding prolyl oligopeptidase family serine peptidase encodes the protein MWTSVSMLLILLGAGPATVEVRKPPAPPLPPPAAKRPVVNEYHGVKVEDDYRWLENWADLAVRRFSDEESRYARSVLDALPGVAALRKRVSDLLKSPSVDFDSLVRRGNTLFAMKTEPPKQQPFLVVLGSPDNPGSARVIVDPNVTDPKGATAIDFFVPSVDGRRVAVSLSRGGSESGDVHVYEVATGKPMPDVVPRVNGGTAGGSLAWNSDGTGFYYTRYPRGKERPREDLDFYQQVWFHRLGTPGQFDAFSLGKDFPRIAETVLRTSDDGLYVLATVENGDGGDYAHYLLTPSGVWTKVADFSDRIAAAEFGPDGSLYLLSRSEAPRGKVLRLAPGATSLAGAARAVPEGPGVIRDFEPTATLLYVAEIEGGSMGLRVLGLDGKERAPVPVPPVTSVGRVIRLDGDRVLFSSESYLEPHAWYRYDPADGKPVKTALRRASPADYSDCEVVSDAAVSKDGTRIPIVLVQRKGTARNRSNPTLLTGYGGFGISMTPSFSDSRRAWVEQGGVWVIAILRGGGEFGEDWHRAGYLTRKQNVFDDFAAAANRLVDSDVTSPSKLAIEGGSNGGLLMGAVLTQHPELFKAVVSHVGIYDMLRVETTPNGAFNVTEYGTVKDPAQFKALYAYSPYHHVAEGIRYPDVLFLTGANDPRVDPFHSRKMTARLQAVAGGTSRVLLRTSANTGHGIGSSLDATIAEVVDVYAFLFDELGVTYRAVPARK
- the asnA gene encoding aspartate--ammonia ligase, with the translated sequence MADKKADLAGPGISTYPEVEKILPDGYKPLLDRKETQIALHAVKRYIDDNLCKELNLFHVEVPLIVTKESGVNDYLDRDGSRTPIEFPCGLGLERRMECQVVQAATKWKRLALRQFGCKVGEGINTDMRAVRKDYFLDHDHSSYVDQWDWEKVVNPADRNLEYLKDTVRKIWKVIVGAERMVQDMFPKLKDPRFPSLPAELKFLHAEEILDMYPDLPRKQRETRVISEHYPAIFIIGIGWVLKDGYPHEMRAADYDDWVTPTVSESGKPMHGLNGDILVWNPVTKRRHELTSMGIRVTKETLKQQLELSGQLDFLKLPYHQAILNDQIPLSIGGGIGQSRTTMLLLRKAHLGEVSVTVWPRDLKTICAKKNIFVLE
- a CDS encoding NAD(P)H-dependent oxidoreductase, coding for MKVFMVLAHPEPRSFCGAMTDRAVRVLRAEGHEVRVSDLYAMRFDPVSDRRNFTSVKDGAYFQQQVEEQAAVEASGFAPDIAAEMEKLRWCDALIFVFPLWWFGLPAILKGWTDRVLAMGFAYGGGRWYDHGAFAGKRGMLALSTGGAASLFEADGINGDMERILFPVQHGILYFVGFSVLPPFVAYAPTHGDDASRDAQMAEWDGRLRTLATAEPIPFPPLEAYDENLRLRT
- a CDS encoding glutamine synthetase, with the translated sequence MTIRRGDALPFGAPPAPEPAHDRRTQTLPAGVVERIIGKAPSSWTEGDLVDLVFDRGIRLISLMHVGGDGWLKTLDFVPRGLTHLKDVLSGGERADGSSLFKGIGIRPGASDVVLRPRLDTAFLDPFSDLPTLVLLCGHRGRDGQPLPQSPATVLRRAHERLSREAGVELHALGEVEYFLGKRRTESDMYGADDRGYHASSPFVFGEGLRRKAMAVLAEIGVPIKYGHSEVGYIEARDPDPVLWEQHEIELSLSPLPEAARWVVLTQWVLRNLAHRAGMMCSFAPIVREGHAGNGLHFHLSPVVDGRHVEIRGDGGGLAPEAKWLIAGLVRLGASLMAFGNRVDGSFVRLSQGKETPRAITWGDYDRSALIRLPIVPRTADGRSVSAGTVEFRLPDGSAHPYLLLAGVAQAMLVGRSAEGLDDLIKSASAARTDALSASQVPRHPREVAEALAAGRASLESGGVFPSDLIDDMLARLVPLQL